The proteins below come from a single Microcoleus sp. FACHB-68 genomic window:
- a CDS encoding Uma2 family endonuclease yields the protein MSALTLQLPPVLKLTDEQFEQLAAANQDLQLELTAKGELMIMPPTGGETGNRNFEIYIDLGVWNRQTRLGKAFDSSTGFRLPKGGTRSPDASWVSIKRWEALTQEERKKFLPLCPDFAIELVSETDDVEETRKKMQEYISNGLRLGWLINPKIRQVEIYRPNREVKILDSPATLSGEDVLPAFILDLQAIFE from the coding sequence ATGAGTGCTTTAACTCTACAATTACCGCCGGTTCTTAAACTGACTGACGAACAATTTGAACAACTTGCTGCGGCTAACCAAGACTTGCAGCTAGAACTCACAGCTAAAGGAGAATTAATGATTATGCCGCCGACGGGAGGAGAAACGGGAAACCGGAATTTTGAAATTTACATTGATTTAGGCGTTTGGAACCGGCAAACACGTCTGGGAAAAGCCTTTGATTCTTCTACAGGGTTTCGGTTGCCGAAAGGTGGCACTCGTTCTCCTGATGCTTCTTGGGTGAGTATAAAGCGATGGGAAGCTTTGACGCAAGAGGAACGAAAAAAATTCCTACCGTTGTGTCCCGACTTTGCAATCGAATTGGTTTCGGAAACGGATGATGTGGAAGAAACCCGGAAAAAAATGCAGGAGTATATTAGTAATGGTTTACGTTTGGGGTGGTTAATTAATCCTAAAATTCGGCAAGTAGAAATTTATCGCCCGAATCGAGAAGTTAAGATTTTAGATTCTCCCGCTACGTTATCGGGCGAAGATGTTTTGCCGGCATTTATTTTAGATTTACAAGCAATTTTT
- a CDS encoding DUF4174 domain-containing protein, translating to MLTRWFILGLLLIPAAGTLMPQTSISMPPATNLVAKTKDSNMAFNLNTYQWKNRLLLIFAPSKDNPDYQRQMQLIEKTVAGFQERDLIAIELLAEGTSQAKTQTLNEADAASLRSEFNVAPEEFRVILIGKDGTAKRRDQKPVEPEVIFNEIDAMPMRRQEMQNRGRE from the coding sequence ATGTTGACTCGTTGGTTTATTCTGGGACTGTTGCTGATACCGGCAGCCGGCACATTAATGCCGCAAACCTCCATCTCGATGCCGCCGGCAACAAATTTAGTGGCAAAGACAAAAGACAGCAATATGGCATTCAATCTCAACACCTACCAGTGGAAAAATCGGCTCTTACTCATCTTTGCACCTTCAAAAGACAATCCCGACTACCAACGGCAGATGCAGCTTATTGAAAAAACAGTTGCCGGTTTCCAAGAGCGAGATTTAATCGCCATTGAACTATTGGCAGAAGGCACAAGTCAGGCAAAAACGCAAACGCTTAATGAAGCGGATGCTGCCAGTTTGCGATCTGAATTTAACGTTGCTCCTGAAGAATTCCGGGTTATCCTGATTGGTAAAGATGGCACTGCAAAGCGTCGCGATCAGAAGCCGGTTGAGCCTGAAGTGATTTTTAATGAAATTGATGCGATGCCAATGCGCCGGCAGGAAATGCAAAATCGCGGCAGAGAATAG
- a CDS encoding MGMT family protein: MSTYDHIYDIVRKIPHGRVATYGQVADLAQLYGKARLVGYALYRVDMRSSDIPWHRVINAKGEISQSPLRYGTDCLQQALLEEEGIKFSAEGKVNLREYLWRPEVLPVGEF; encoded by the coding sequence ATGTCAACTTACGATCATATCTATGACATTGTCCGCAAAATCCCGCATGGTCGAGTGGCAACTTACGGACAAGTGGCAGATTTGGCACAACTTTACGGGAAAGCGCGTTTGGTGGGATATGCGCTTTATCGGGTTGATATGCGTTCATCAGATATTCCCTGGCATCGGGTAATTAATGCTAAGGGGGAGATATCTCAGTCGCCTTTACGATATGGCACGGACTGCTTACAGCAAGCGTTGTTGGAAGAAGAAGGGATAAAATTTAGCGCTGAAGGAAAAGTTAATTTGCGGGAGTATTTGTGGCGTCCTGAAGTGCTGCCGGTGGGAGAATTTTAA
- a CDS encoding DUF561 domain-containing protein, which translates to MTIHSLQRAFDQGRALKIISGLTNFDADRVAATVRAAELGGATFVDIAADANLVRLARQLTSLPICVSAVEPAKFVPAVEAGADLIEIGNFDAFYAQGRRFEAAEVLQLTHETRSLLPHITLSVTVPHILALDEQVKLAEELVKAGADIIQTEGGTSSAPTHAGTLGLIEKAAPTLAAAYEISRAVSVPVLCASGISNVTAPLAVAAGAAGVGVGSAINRLDSEVAMIAAVRSLVEALATVSRSSIYA; encoded by the coding sequence ATGACCATCCATTCCCTACAACGTGCGTTCGACCAAGGCAGGGCGCTTAAAATTATCAGTGGTTTAACCAATTTTGACGCTGATCGCGTGGCTGCCACGGTTCGGGCTGCAGAGTTGGGCGGCGCGACGTTTGTGGATATTGCCGCCGATGCAAATTTGGTGCGGTTGGCGCGTCAGTTGACAAGTTTGCCGATTTGTGTGTCCGCAGTGGAACCGGCAAAATTTGTGCCGGCAGTAGAAGCCGGTGCCGATTTGATTGAAATTGGCAACTTTGATGCGTTCTACGCCCAAGGACGCCGGTTTGAGGCAGCAGAAGTGTTGCAACTAACTCACGAAACCCGTTCCTTGCTACCTCACATTACCCTATCTGTAACCGTGCCCCATATTCTGGCGCTAGACGAGCAAGTGAAACTGGCAGAAGAACTCGTCAAAGCCGGCGCTGATATTATCCAAACCGAAGGCGGCACCAGCAGCGCCCCCACCCACGCCGGCACCTTGGGATTGATTGAAAAAGCCGCCCCCACCCTGGCAGCTGCTTATGAGATTTCTCGTGCCGTCTCCGTGCCGGTGTTATGCGCCTCCGGCATTTCCAACGTCACAGCACCCTTAGCCGTTGCTGCCGGTGCTGCCGGTGTTGGCGTCGGTTCCGCGATCAATCGCCTCGACAGCGAAGTTGCCATGATTGCAGCAGTTCGCAGCTTAGTTGAAGCACTGGCAACCGTGAGCCGGTCGTCAATCTACGCTTAA
- a CDS encoding response regulator, with protein MKTENAKKGVILLVDDTPTNLGVLFDFLADSGFKVLVACDGESAIEKAEYALPDLILLDVVMPGIDGFETCRRLKANEATKDIPIIFMTALSDPTDKVRGLNIGAVDYITKPFQQEEVLARVTIQMSLCNLAKKLQAQNECLQHEIKERAAAERALLNLTLELEQRVEQRTSALSEANRLLTQSNERLQQEIQERLSAEAALLQSEAQLRTQAHDIERALLELQQAQSQLIQSEKMSSLGQLVAGVAHEINNPVSFIYGNLDHANLYSSSLLELLHLYQAHYPEPALVIQDKISEIDLDFLIEDLPKLLASMKIGAERIREIVLSLRKFSRLDESDMKPVDIHEGLENTLLILQNRIRDKVGHSGLLIVKDYGNLPEVECYAGQLNQVFMNILSNALDALDEYDRKRPVEEIVHNLSTIRIHTAVINSDRVTIQISDNGPGMTEDVCRRLFDPFFTTKPVGSGTGLGLSISYQIVVKKHGGTLKCVSTPGEGSLFIIEIPIHQQAGRTALSQSKTTQNQQPLVSSPRE; from the coding sequence ATGAAGACTGAAAATGCCAAAAAAGGCGTCATCTTACTTGTAGATGACACGCCGACAAATTTAGGGGTACTGTTCGATTTTTTAGCGGATTCTGGCTTTAAAGTCTTAGTTGCTTGTGATGGAGAAAGCGCGATAGAGAAAGCAGAGTATGCATTGCCAGACCTGATTTTGCTGGATGTCGTGATGCCGGGGATAGATGGATTTGAAACTTGCCGCCGGCTCAAAGCGAATGAAGCAACGAAAGATATCCCAATTATTTTTATGACGGCGCTTTCTGACCCGACGGATAAGGTCAGAGGCTTAAATATTGGGGCGGTGGATTACATCACTAAGCCATTTCAGCAAGAAGAGGTTTTAGCTCGTGTGACAATTCAGATGAGCCTGTGCAACTTAGCGAAAAAACTTCAGGCTCAAAATGAGTGTTTGCAGCATGAAATAAAAGAGCGGGCGGCTGCAGAACGAGCACTTTTAAATCTCACATTGGAATTAGAACAAAGGGTAGAGCAAAGGACATCTGCGCTTTCTGAAGCGAATCGGCTGCTAACCCAATCGAATGAGCGGTTGCAACAGGAAATTCAAGAGCGTCTCAGTGCAGAGGCGGCTTTGCTGCAATCAGAAGCGCAATTGCGAACCCAAGCTCACGATATAGAAAGAGCTTTACTCGAACTTCAGCAGGCACAATCCCAACTGATTCAAAGCGAAAAAATGTCAAGTTTGGGGCAGTTGGTTGCTGGCGTTGCTCATGAAATTAATAACCCCGTTAGCTTCATTTACGGAAATCTCGATCACGCGAATCTCTATAGCTCAAGCCTGCTTGAGCTTTTGCATCTTTACCAAGCACACTATCCAGAGCCGGCTCTTGTAATTCAAGATAAGATATCAGAAATTGATCTAGATTTTTTAATTGAAGATTTGCCGAAGCTTCTGGCTTCCATGAAAATAGGGGCGGAACGCATCCGCGAGATTGTTTTGTCTCTGCGGAAGTTTTCTAGACTGGATGAATCGGATATGAAGCCAGTTGATATTCATGAAGGACTTGAAAATACCCTGCTAATTTTGCAAAATCGCATTCGAGATAAGGTGGGGCATTCAGGTCTTTTAATTGTCAAAGATTATGGAAATTTACCGGAAGTTGAGTGTTATGCCGGCCAGTTGAACCAAGTATTTATGAATATCTTGAGTAACGCTCTTGATGCGCTAGATGAGTATGATCGCAAGCGCCCAGTAGAAGAGATTGTACATAATCTCAGCACTATTCGGATTCATACGGCAGTTATCAATTCAGATCGAGTGACGATTCAGATTTCTGATAATGGGCCTGGAATGACTGAAGACGTGTGCCGCCGGTTATTTGATCCTTTCTTTACGACGAAACCTGTTGGTTCTGGTACAGGTTTGGGGTTATCCATTAGCTATCAAATTGTCGTTAAAAAACATGGGGGCACCTTAAAGTGCGTTTCCACACCGGGTGAAGGATCGCTGTTCATCATTGAGATCCCGATTCACCAGCAAGCAGGGCGAACCGCACTCAGCCAAAGCAAAACCACCCAAAATCAACAACCTCTGGTTTCTAGCCCCAGAGAGTGA
- a CDS encoding response regulator, producing the protein MSTDSSRKNVILIVDDTPTNLEMLFDFLVDAGFKVLVACDGESAIEKAQYALPDLILLDVVMPDIDGFEACRQLKINPSTQDIPVIFMTALSEPVQRVEGLNLGAVDYITKPLQHEEVLARIKIHLSLRNLNKTLQMQNLRLEQEIQERLRSEEKIREQAALLDVTTDAISVQDLNHKILYWNQGAERLYKWKAEEAVGKNAKELLYRSGVSQPQDNLKVLAEKGEWQSELYQVTKESKDIIVASRWTLVRDEAGQPKSILTVNTDITEKKQLEAQFLRAQRMESIGTLASGIAHDLNNALTPILGAVQLLAHKLPDEQSQRLLTILEKNTKRSAEFVKQVLSFARGVEGERTTLQVGYLILEIEQIAKQTFSRAIEIFTDIPLLDLWTISGDATQLHQVLLNLCVNARDAMPRGGTLEISARNIWIDENFARLNIEAKVGPYVVITVSDTGMGIPKEIIDRIYEPFFTTKKIGKGTGLGLSTVIGIVKSHGGFINLVSELGIGTEFKVYLPATDTAATESTQDNPHEIPSGHGELILVVDDEDSIRDITKISLEAYDYKVIVASDGVEAVALYAQHQEEISVVLVDIMMPVMDGTATIRTLQKMNPQIKIIAVSGLMSSTKKTEVSGKSVKSILPKPYSSEELLLKLHSVIND; encoded by the coding sequence ATGAGTACAGACAGTTCCCGTAAAAACGTCATTTTAATTGTCGATGACACGCCGACAAATTTAGAGATGCTATTCGATTTTTTAGTCGATGCTGGCTTTAAAGTCTTAGTTGCTTGTGATGGTGAAAGTGCGATTGAAAAAGCACAATATGCTTTGCCGGATCTAATTTTGTTGGATGTCGTCATGCCAGACATTGATGGATTTGAAGCTTGCCGACAGCTAAAAATAAATCCCTCTACACAAGATATTCCCGTAATTTTTATGACCGCACTTTCTGAGCCGGTGCAGAGAGTAGAAGGTTTAAACTTGGGGGCAGTTGACTATATCACCAAACCGCTTCAACATGAAGAAGTTTTAGCGCGGATTAAGATTCATTTGAGCCTCCGCAATCTCAATAAAACCCTTCAAATGCAAAATCTGCGTCTAGAACAAGAAATCCAAGAACGGTTGCGCTCAGAAGAAAAAATTCGCGAACAAGCTGCCTTACTGGATGTCACTACCGATGCGATTTCTGTGCAAGATTTAAATCACAAAATTCTCTATTGGAATCAAGGCGCAGAACGTCTTTATAAATGGAAAGCAGAAGAAGCGGTGGGCAAAAATGCCAAAGAACTTTTGTACCGATCCGGTGTATCTCAACCCCAGGATAACCTTAAAGTTTTAGCTGAAAAAGGAGAGTGGCAGAGTGAGTTGTATCAAGTCACGAAAGAGAGTAAAGATATCATTGTCGCTAGCCGCTGGACTTTAGTGCGCGATGAAGCTGGCCAGCCTAAATCTATTTTGACAGTTAACACGGATATTACAGAAAAAAAACAACTCGAAGCGCAGTTTCTCCGGGCGCAGCGGATGGAAAGTATCGGCACCCTGGCAAGCGGCATTGCTCATGATCTCAACAATGCTTTAACGCCTATTTTGGGCGCTGTTCAACTCTTGGCACACAAACTTCCGGACGAGCAAAGCCAGCGGTTGCTGACAATTTTAGAGAAAAATACCAAGCGCAGTGCTGAATTTGTTAAACAAGTGCTGTCTTTTGCACGCGGAGTTGAAGGCGAACGCACCACGCTACAAGTGGGGTACTTAATTTTAGAAATTGAACAGATTGCTAAACAGACATTTTCGAGAGCAATTGAGATTTTTACAGATATTCCACTGTTGGATTTGTGGACGATATCGGGCGATGCCACTCAACTTCATCAGGTGTTACTGAACCTTTGCGTTAACGCTCGTGATGCCATGCCTAGAGGCGGAACTTTAGAAATTTCTGCGAGAAATATTTGGATTGATGAAAATTTTGCTCGCCTGAATATCGAGGCTAAAGTTGGGCCTTATGTTGTGATTACTGTGTCTGATACGGGAATGGGAATTCCTAAAGAAATTATTGATAGAATTTATGAGCCATTTTTTACAACAAAAAAAATCGGAAAAGGCACGGGATTAGGTCTTTCAACCGTAATAGGAATTGTTAAAAGTCACGGCGGTTTTATCAACCTGGTTAGTGAGTTGGGGATTGGCACAGAGTTTAAGGTGTACTTACCGGCAACCGATACAGCAGCAACGGAATCTACACAAGATAATCCCCATGAAATTCCCTCTGGGCACGGAGAATTAATTCTTGTTGTTGATGATGAAGATTCAATTCGCGATATTACTAAAATTTCCCTGGAAGCCTATGATTACAAAGTAATTGTGGCAAGTGATGGCGTTGAAGCAGTAGCGCTGTATGCCCAACACCAGGAAGAAATTAGTGTGGTATTAGTCGATATTATGATGCCGGTGATGGATGGGACAGCTACGATCCGCACGTTGCAAAAAATGAATCCCCAGATCAAAATTATTGCGGTTAGCGGGCTGATGTCAAGCACTAAAAAAACTGAAGTCAGCGGCAAAAGCGTCAAAAGCATTTTGCCAAAGCCTTATAGCTCTGAGGAATTGCTATTAAAATTACATAGCGTTATTAATGATTAA
- a CDS encoding PAS domain-containing sensor histidine kinase — translation MTKNDEVLKLHQRIAELEQTLLDRRQVEKELHQRVEIYEQILDALPNLVTCKDAESRLIYANKAFCDFYGLTKEQLRSRELTADLLNHGDFTRESIVDDTYILETGQTIHIPEEAVTRYDGQVHLFNTIKVPIFNHEGKVIKIVDASHKILATKRIETALTESSIDPGIDESDQTDQLTNTITYLSNQIIERKQTEESLQSLIAATASVTSKEFYPVFAQYLAKALGVRYVMVAEASAWEGETPVRAKVISFWAADKLGENFEYDLVNTPCESIFTKETLQENQGISCYPQNVQSFFPKGEALAALGGESFLGVALIDPTSGKPIGHICFIDNKPLAKEQWAKAIMGIFATRVTAEMERQRAEEALQQSQMQLQISHQTLGDYNRTLEEKVAERTQQLQEQNALLQQEICERQKAEEAAQSANQAKSRFLASMSHELRTPLNGILGYAQILKRDQTLNEQQKHGLGIIHQCGEHLLTLINDILDISKIEAQKMELHASNFHFIEFLEGIVEIFRVRAEQKGISLIYEQHESLPAGVQGDEKRLRQILMNLLGNAIKFTEAGEVVFQVTYQEDKIRFQVKDTGIGMAPEQLEEIFLPFYQVGHSHRQLEGTGLGLAITHQLVEMMGSELKVNSVLGQGSVFYFDVDLPEVLDWVYFSKGDEGKIIAYKGSKQKILVADDNEEIRALMVNMLAHLGFEISEATDGQDCLNKALEIKPNLILMDLIMPVMSGLEATRQLRNLPEMAGTIIIATSASVFDFNRQKSLESGCNDFLPKPILIQELLEKLRFHLALEWVYEEGSAESEVKSHSPNIAPAEDIIAPSAEELAVLFDLAMMGDLRGIMERATQLEEMNQDWVPFAANLRQLAKGFKEKKILYLIEQYMNQ, via the coding sequence ATGACAAAGAATGACGAAGTATTAAAATTGCATCAGCGGATAGCCGAGCTAGAGCAGACATTACTTGATCGCCGGCAGGTGGAGAAGGAACTTCATCAACGTGTGGAAATATACGAACAGATTCTGGATGCTCTGCCTAATTTGGTAACGTGCAAAGACGCGGAATCTCGCCTAATCTATGCCAACAAAGCATTTTGCGATTTTTATGGATTGACAAAGGAACAGCTTCGCAGTCGTGAGCTAACAGCCGATCTCCTCAATCATGGTGACTTTACCAGAGAGTCGATTGTAGATGACACCTATATACTAGAAACCGGCCAAACAATTCACATCCCGGAAGAAGCTGTCACCCGTTACGATGGGCAAGTCCATTTGTTTAACACGATTAAAGTTCCTATTTTTAATCATGAAGGAAAAGTTATCAAAATTGTTGACGCTTCTCACAAAATTTTAGCAACAAAACGCATAGAGACAGCGCTGACAGAGAGCAGTATAGATCCAGGAATTGACGAGAGCGATCAGACAGATCAATTAACAAATACAATCACTTATTTAAGTAACCAGATTATTGAGCGCAAGCAGACGGAGGAATCGCTTCAATCTCTGATCGCAGCAACTGCCTCAGTAACGAGCAAAGAATTTTATCCTGTATTTGCACAGTATCTCGCAAAAGCGCTTGGGGTTCGCTACGTTATGGTGGCAGAAGCATCAGCCTGGGAGGGGGAGACGCCGGTTAGAGCCAAAGTCATTTCATTTTGGGCGGCTGACAAGCTAGGGGAGAACTTTGAGTATGACTTAGTGAATACTCCCTGCGAAAGCATCTTTACAAAAGAAACTCTGCAGGAAAACCAAGGGATTAGTTGCTACCCGCAAAATGTGCAATCATTCTTCCCGAAAGGTGAAGCACTGGCTGCTTTAGGCGGGGAGTCTTTTTTAGGAGTTGCCCTGATAGATCCAACATCCGGTAAGCCAATTGGTCATATTTGCTTTATCGATAATAAGCCGCTTGCGAAAGAGCAATGGGCTAAAGCAATTATGGGTATTTTTGCCACACGGGTGACAGCAGAAATGGAGCGTCAACGGGCTGAAGAAGCCTTACAGCAATCACAAATGCAATTGCAAATTTCCCACCAAACATTAGGGGATTATAACCGAACCTTAGAAGAGAAAGTTGCAGAGAGAACGCAACAGTTGCAGGAGCAAAATGCGCTTTTGCAACAAGAGATTTGCGAACGGCAAAAAGCAGAAGAAGCCGCTCAATCTGCCAACCAAGCGAAAAGCCGATTCCTTGCTAGCATGAGTCACGAACTGCGAACCCCGCTTAACGGCATCTTGGGTTACGCCCAAATTCTCAAACGAGATCAAACATTAAACGAGCAGCAAAAACATGGTTTGGGCATTATTCATCAGTGTGGCGAACACTTATTAACTCTGATTAACGATATCCTAGATATCTCTAAAATTGAAGCTCAGAAAATGGAACTTCATGCCAGTAATTTTCATTTTATAGAATTTTTAGAAGGAATTGTAGAAATTTTTCGAGTTCGTGCTGAACAAAAAGGAATTTCCTTAATCTACGAGCAACACGAATCACTGCCGGCAGGCGTCCAGGGAGATGAAAAACGGTTGCGGCAAATATTAATGAACTTACTCGGTAATGCCATAAAGTTTACTGAAGCCGGCGAAGTTGTATTTCAAGTTACTTATCAGGAAGACAAAATTCGATTTCAGGTAAAAGACACCGGCATTGGGATGGCACCGGAACAATTAGAAGAGATATTTTTACCGTTTTACCAAGTCGGACATTCTCATCGTCAACTAGAAGGAACGGGCTTAGGCTTGGCAATTACCCATCAATTAGTCGAAATGATGGGCAGCGAACTTAAAGTCAATAGTGTTTTAGGTCAAGGCAGCGTATTTTACTTTGATGTTGATTTGCCTGAAGTTTTGGATTGGGTGTATTTCTCCAAAGGAGATGAAGGGAAAATAATTGCTTATAAAGGCTCTAAACAAAAAATTTTGGTAGCCGATGACAATGAAGAAATTCGAGCGCTTATGGTGAATATGCTAGCGCATTTGGGATTTGAAATTTCGGAAGCGACCGATGGTCAAGACTGCTTAAACAAAGCGCTTGAAATTAAGCCGAATCTCATTTTAATGGATTTGATCATGCCGGTTATGAGTGGTTTAGAAGCCACCCGCCAGTTACGAAACTTACCAGAGATGGCTGGCACAATTATCATTGCGACATCTGCCAGTGTTTTTGATTTCAACCGGCAAAAAAGTTTAGAGTCCGGCTGCAATGATTTTCTACCTAAACCTATCCTCATTCAGGAGCTTTTAGAAAAATTACGGTTTCACTTGGCACTAGAATGGGTCTATGAAGAGGGAAGTGCTGAATCTGAGGTGAAATCCCATTCCCCAAACATCGCGCCGGCAGAGGATATCATTGCTCCCTCAGCCGAAGAATTGGCTGTCCTATTCGATCTCGCAATGATGGGCGATCTGAGAGGCATTATGGAACGAGCCACCCAGTTAGAGGAAATGAATCAGGATTGGGTGCCATTTGCGGCAAATTTGCGTCAATTAGCCAAAGGCTTTAAAGAGAAAAAAATTCTTTATCTGATTGAACAGTATATGAATCAGTAA
- a CDS encoding SH3 domain-containing protein produces the protein MKRYHILMLALVAAVTMAASTMASVAYRNTTELTPKAQTLKPVSKAEEPIPEPFIEVVQNSSQRTQASEFSQFRQRLVGAVQRADTEFVQAIVMPQTQWSYGGTVNLDSYNINNNQSKFWSYMTKAVNQGCGIDSQAQVPDKEPGASVWVCPDIMPVKQSIRPDRPNFGHLAVIGQNVNVRAEPGMGGRIIGSVSNDYVAFDSGRYNTLPAGAAEKMQADPLGGWTPVRLRDGQQGWILNQYVYDEENDYRVSFVRSRGQWRLRYFLRGNGN, from the coding sequence ATGAAACGCTACCATATTTTGATGCTCGCACTGGTTGCTGCGGTAACGATGGCTGCAAGCACGATGGCAAGTGTTGCCTACCGCAATACCACAGAACTGACACCGAAGGCTCAAACCTTGAAACCCGTATCGAAGGCAGAAGAGCCAATCCCTGAACCGTTTATAGAAGTTGTCCAGAATTCTTCCCAGCGCACTCAAGCAAGTGAATTCTCCCAGTTCCGCCAGCGCCTGGTAGGTGCTGTCCAGAGAGCAGATACAGAATTTGTTCAGGCAATTGTCATGCCGCAAACCCAATGGAGTTACGGCGGGACGGTGAATCTGGACAGCTACAACATTAACAACAACCAGTCTAAATTCTGGAGTTACATGACCAAGGCGGTGAATCAGGGTTGTGGCATTGACTCCCAAGCGCAGGTTCCTGACAAAGAACCGGGAGCGAGTGTGTGGGTGTGCCCCGATATCATGCCGGTGAAGCAGTCTATCCGACCTGATCGGCCTAATTTCGGCCACTTGGCGGTTATCGGGCAAAATGTTAACGTCCGAGCTGAGCCGGGAATGGGGGGCCGAATTATCGGTTCTGTGTCTAACGATTATGTTGCGTTTGACTCTGGACGTTATAACACTTTGCCGGCAGGTGCGGCGGAAAAAATGCAAGCCGATCCACTCGGCGGTTGGACGCCGGTGAGACTGCGGGACGGTCAGCAGGGCTGGATTTTGAACCAGTACGTCTATGATGAGGAAAATGATTACCGGGTGAGCTTTGTGCGCTCACGAGGGCAGTGGCGTTTGCGTTACTTCCTGCGCGGTAATGGTAATTAG
- a CDS encoding ribonuclease Z codes for MQITFLGTSSGVPTRSRNVSSVALRLPQRAEVWLFDCGEGTQHQILRSDIKISQLTRIFITHMHGDHIFGLMGLLASVGLAGNPNRIDIYGPAGLEDYLRACQRYSHTHFSYPIKVHKSQPGLLYEDEEYTVSCGRLEHRVTAYGYRVTEKDRPGHFNVEQAKVLGIPSGPLYGQLKRGETVTLPDGRKINGAELCGPEQVGRKIAYCTDTVYCEGAVELARDADVLIHEATFSHQDAQMAIDRLHSTSTMAAQVALGAQAKQLLMTHFSPRYAPGNNIVLDDLLQEARAIFPNTAMASDFFTYEVPRRQSLEFAATKNSL; via the coding sequence GTGCAAATTACATTTTTAGGAACGAGTTCCGGTGTCCCGACACGCTCTCGCAACGTTTCGAGCGTCGCCTTGCGTTTGCCCCAACGGGCTGAAGTTTGGCTATTTGACTGCGGGGAAGGCACCCAGCACCAAATTCTTCGCAGTGATATCAAAATCAGCCAACTGACCCGCATTTTTATCACCCATATGCACGGTGACCACATCTTCGGTTTGATGGGGCTACTGGCTAGTGTAGGACTTGCCGGCAATCCTAACCGAATTGATATTTATGGGCCAGCCGGCTTAGAAGATTATCTCAGAGCTTGTCAGCGTTACTCTCACACTCATTTTTCTTACCCGATTAAAGTCCATAAGTCTCAGCCGGGATTACTCTATGAAGATGAAGAGTACACGGTTAGCTGCGGGCGCTTGGAACACCGTGTCACTGCCTATGGCTACCGGGTGACAGAAAAAGACCGGCCTGGACATTTTAATGTCGAACAAGCCAAGGTGCTGGGTATTCCCTCTGGCCCGCTCTACGGCCAACTAAAACGAGGCGAAACTGTGACGCTGCCGGATGGGCGAAAAATTAATGGCGCTGAACTTTGTGGGCCAGAACAAGTGGGTCGCAAAATTGCCTACTGTACTGACACGGTTTATTGTGAGGGTGCCGTCGAACTGGCACGGGATGCGGACGTTTTAATTCACGAAGCCACGTTTTCCCATCAAGATGCTCAGATGGCGATTGATCGCTTGCACTCGACTTCCACAATGGCGGCGCAAGTGGCTTTGGGGGCGCAGGCTAAGCAACTGTTGATGACTCATTTCAGCCCCCGTTATGCCCCAGGCAATAATATTGTGCTGGACGATTTGCTGCAAGAAGCCCGCGCTATTTTTCCGAATACGGCAATGGCTTCTGATTTCTTCACCTATGAGGTGCCGCGCCGGCAGTCTCTAGAATTCGCGGCAACGAAAAACTCGCTGTAA